A region from the Hydrogenimonas sp. genome encodes:
- a CDS encoding cell division protein FtsH, with product MRYLLEFIRAENPENTPLFEQLKCTPEEAKILQAVTRRYVEGSEESGVVELLGELYGDEDYGYVRHLGKIRSLLELGWLVQNSFHSIKLGELSTLEILHASVSPSVALLKLLENGNLDLMLPEITPYTDHLEYLQDQFLRIDLYTKMGAPRHGHAAVSAGASRLQNKLGLLEKRIEERVAVTREPIVVEEFFKEKGLDTKEQIIFLALLKEEYAGGEGNLRDMNTLIDIVSYDEYDRFKNRALLEEGAKLVSEEIIDYDEMLNPFGGITRSFFINEEILHDIIHPQKKKKRTKLKLDMLVKEQDIFELIDPKTTLDDVVLHPQTREILEYLLKQMDKRVATRLKEWGIRRKAGNIDARIIFYGPPGTGKTMTALSLAKSMKRQVLSFDCSKILSMYVGESEKNVRKIFDTFRELAEKSKSEPVLLLNEADQFLSGRSTGPGSSADKMHNQMQNIFLEQIERFEGVLIATTNLLENLDTAFSRRFNYKIAFRKPDRKQRAELWRKMLPEKAPYSEDFDIERLAEYALTGGQINLIVKNTSYRVAVKDEPLFTVEDFIEEIKKEQGGSFENGEKPVGFLNG from the coding sequence ATGAGATATCTTTTGGAATTTATCAGGGCGGAGAACCCCGAGAACACTCCCCTGTTCGAACAGTTGAAATGTACTCCCGAGGAGGCGAAGATTCTCCAGGCTGTAACGAGACGCTACGTAGAGGGGAGCGAAGAGAGCGGTGTAGTCGAACTGCTCGGGGAGCTCTACGGAGATGAGGATTACGGTTACGTCCGTCATCTCGGGAAGATACGCTCCCTTCTTGAACTTGGTTGGCTTGTACAGAACAGCTTCCACTCCATCAAGCTAGGTGAGCTCTCTACGCTGGAGATACTCCACGCATCGGTGAGTCCGAGTGTAGCGCTGCTGAAGCTGCTGGAGAACGGAAATCTGGATCTTATGCTGCCGGAGATTACACCCTATACCGACCATCTCGAGTATCTGCAGGATCAGTTTCTGCGCATCGATCTCTATACCAAAATGGGTGCACCCCGACATGGACATGCTGCTGTTTCGGCCGGAGCGAGCCGTCTGCAGAACAAACTGGGACTGCTTGAGAAGAGGATAGAAGAGCGGGTCGCCGTTACTAGAGAGCCTATCGTAGTGGAGGAGTTCTTCAAAGAGAAGGGACTCGACACCAAAGAGCAGATAATTTTCCTGGCCCTTTTGAAGGAGGAGTATGCCGGCGGCGAGGGGAACCTTCGCGATATGAACACCCTCATAGATATAGTCAGCTACGATGAGTATGACCGCTTCAAAAACCGTGCTCTCCTGGAGGAGGGTGCAAAGCTTGTAAGCGAAGAGATAATAGACTATGACGAGATGCTGAACCCCTTCGGGGGTATTACCCGCTCCTTTTTCATCAATGAAGAGATTCTACATGACATAATCCACCCCCAGAAGAAGAAAAAGCGTACGAAACTGAAGCTCGACATGCTCGTAAAAGAGCAGGATATATTCGAGCTGATAGATCCCAAAACAACACTGGACGATGTCGTGCTCCATCCGCAGACACGCGAAATCCTTGAGTATCTGCTGAAGCAGATGGACAAGAGGGTGGCTACGAGGCTGAAGGAGTGGGGAATACGCCGGAAAGCGGGAAATATCGATGCTAGAATCATATTCTACGGCCCTCCGGGAACCGGTAAAACGATGACGGCGCTCTCTCTGGCAAAGTCGATGAAGAGGCAGGTACTCAGCTTCGACTGCTCCAAAATCCTCTCTATGTATGTAGGAGAGAGTGAAAAGAATGTAAGAAAGATTTTCGACACCTTCAGGGAGCTGGCCGAGAAGTCGAAGAGTGAACCGGTACTGCTTCTAAACGAGGCGGACCAGTTTCTAAGCGGCAGGAGCACCGGCCCAGGCAGCAGTGCGGACAAGATGCACAACCAGATGCAGAACATTTTTCTGGAACAGATAGAGAGGTTCGAAGGGGTCCTTATAGCGACGACCAACCTTCTCGAAAATCTCGACACCGCCTTTTCGCGCCGTTTCAACTACAAGATCGCTTTCAGGAAGCCCGACAGGAAACAAAGAGCCGAGCTGTGGCGAAAGATGCTGCCCGAAAAGGCTCCATACTCTGAAGATTTCGATATAGAAAGGCTGGCAGAATATGCTCTTACCGGAGGTCAGATAAATCTCATAGTCAAAAACACATCCTACAGGGTTGCCGTAAAAGATGAGCCGCTCTTTACCGTGGAGGATTTCATTGAGGAGATAAAGAAGGAGCAGGGCGGAAGCTTCGAAAACGGAGAGAAACCGGTGGGCTTTTTGAATGGATAG
- a CDS encoding O-succinylbenzoic acid--CoA ligase, translated as MEYPYRNFYEMLARHAERHGGRPALFVEDYRLSYSRLKKKVDTLARFLELSDIKKGDRVAIFMQNSKEFVISLFAITKIGAVAVPVNTFLKSEEVAYILNDCGAKMMMASAEQKDVVEPLWESTSIERVVWEGEYEALDNKNIGFDEIFEILESHEHMESPDIDDLAVIIYTSGTTGNPKGAMLSFRNIMHNCKAIGELTDFSRRDRFIVYLPMFHAFTLTVTVIMPIYYGASYVIVRKIMPFSNIIKQILFKRVTMFVGVPDVYNALSRARLPWYFMWFQKIRYFVSGAAPLSEATIERFTSKFKRAKLLEGYGLSECSPVVSVNPPWKQKPLSVGPAIPGVQIKIVDENMLELPTGEIGEIIVSGDNVMQGYLNRPTATDETIVNGWLLTGDMGYLDEEGFLFIVDRKKDLIISKGINIYPREIEEVINSFDGVGASAVVGMPDEKSGEVPVAFIECAENESVDTRRLRAYLKERLANFKIPKELRVIEELPKNATGKVLKRLLKEQLKEEAGS; from the coding sequence ATGGAGTACCCTTACCGCAACTTCTATGAGATGCTTGCCCGTCATGCCGAAAGGCACGGGGGGAGGCCGGCCCTTTTTGTAGAGGATTACAGACTCAGCTACTCGAGACTCAAAAAGAAGGTCGATACACTGGCCCGTTTCCTCGAACTCTCCGACATTAAAAAAGGGGACCGCGTAGCGATATTCATGCAGAACTCCAAAGAGTTCGTCATCTCCCTTTTCGCCATAACGAAGATAGGAGCCGTAGCGGTACCGGTAAACACCTTTTTGAAGAGCGAGGAGGTCGCATACATACTCAACGACTGCGGCGCGAAGATGATGATGGCATCGGCCGAGCAGAAAGATGTAGTGGAGCCTCTTTGGGAGAGCACATCCATAGAGAGGGTCGTCTGGGAGGGTGAATATGAGGCGCTGGACAACAAAAACATAGGATTCGACGAGATATTCGAAATTCTCGAAAGCCATGAACATATGGAGAGTCCCGATATTGACGACCTGGCCGTTATCATCTACACGTCCGGAACTACCGGAAACCCGAAAGGGGCGATGCTGAGCTTCCGAAACATCATGCACAACTGCAAAGCCATAGGCGAGCTTACCGATTTCAGCAGAAGAGACCGCTTCATAGTCTACCTACCGATGTTTCACGCCTTCACCCTCACCGTGACCGTGATAATGCCCATCTACTACGGAGCATCCTACGTAATTGTCCGAAAGATTATGCCTTTCAGCAATATAATAAAGCAGATACTTTTCAAGCGTGTCACCATGTTCGTCGGAGTTCCCGACGTATACAACGCGCTGAGCCGTGCCAGATTGCCGTGGTACTTCATGTGGTTTCAGAAAATCCGCTACTTTGTAAGCGGTGCGGCACCTTTGAGCGAGGCTACGATAGAGAGATTTACATCGAAGTTCAAGCGGGCGAAACTGCTCGAAGGGTATGGACTGAGTGAATGTTCACCGGTTGTTTCGGTAAACCCGCCGTGGAAACAGAAACCGCTTTCGGTAGGCCCGGCAATCCCGGGTGTTCAGATAAAGATCGTCGACGAGAATATGCTGGAGCTTCCGACCGGTGAGATCGGAGAGATTATAGTGAGCGGCGACAATGTGATGCAGGGCTATCTGAACCGACCGACGGCGACGGATGAGACGATAGTGAACGGATGGCTTCTGACAGGGGATATGGGCTACCTTGACGAGGAGGGCTTTCTCTTCATAGTCGACCGCAAAAAGGATCTCATCATCTCGAAAGGTATAAACATCTATCCCAGGGAGATAGAGGAGGTGATAAATTCGTTCGACGGTGTAGGGGCATCAGCCGTAGTCGGTATGCCCGACGAGAAGTCGGGTGAAGTTCCGGTAGCTTTCATAGAGTGTGCCGAAAACGAGTCTGTAGATACCAGAAGGCTGAGAGCCTATCTCAAGGAGAGACTCGCCAATTTCAAGATTCCCAAAGAGCTTAGAGTCATAGAGGAGCTTCCGAAAAACGCGACCGGAAAAGTTCTGAAACGCCTGCTCAAGGAGCAGCTCAAAGAGGAGGCCGGTAGTTAG
- a CDS encoding long-chain fatty acid transport protein, with amino-acid sequence MIEPKLFSRTLAALTAGTICAVTAEASAYKIPEQSTRSMALCAAYVAGADSADASYFNPANMSWVEGNALLEAGLTYIHLPKVEYRGTVAGVPADADSKTENFLLPYFHYVSPRIEKWRFGLSLVEPGGLSKKWYSDAQKMKAEEFSLRVIEINPTVSYEVTPGFSIGGGLRGIYSDGKVKAYLADAYAENMTGDTIEYGYNLALSFKPQPETTLSVTYRSKVDLDLEGSSTGFIAVGSPQLTYYDTAGGVSVPLPASLVLAAAHNFGDTRVELLYERTYWSAYEKLDFYFDDGTVDAFFGSPIDKNWSDTNTFRIGVTHRLDEKWTVMAGYSYDETPIPEATLGFELPDSDAHIFSAGAIMQIDRDFEAGFSILYDHKNERTVYSPPNENGINGTFKKGGAILTNISLGYRF; translated from the coding sequence ATGATAGAGCCGAAACTTTTCTCCAGGACCCTGGCAGCGTTGACGGCCGGTACGATTTGTGCCGTTACGGCAGAGGCGAGTGCCTACAAAATTCCCGAGCAGTCGACACGTTCGATGGCACTATGCGCCGCATATGTCGCCGGTGCCGACTCGGCCGATGCAAGCTACTTCAACCCAGCCAATATGAGCTGGGTGGAAGGTAATGCGCTGCTCGAGGCGGGGCTTACCTATATACACCTGCCCAAAGTGGAGTATAGGGGTACCGTAGCCGGTGTACCGGCCGATGCCGACTCCAAAACGGAGAATTTTCTTCTGCCGTACTTCCACTATGTAAGCCCCAGGATCGAGAAATGGCGTTTCGGACTCTCGCTGGTTGAGCCTGGAGGGCTCTCCAAAAAGTGGTACAGTGATGCACAGAAGATGAAAGCGGAAGAGTTTTCACTGAGGGTTATCGAGATCAACCCGACCGTGTCGTACGAGGTGACACCCGGGTTCAGCATAGGAGGAGGTCTGCGGGGAATCTACAGCGACGGCAAGGTTAAAGCGTATCTCGCCGACGCGTATGCCGAAAATATGACCGGGGATACAATAGAGTACGGCTACAATCTCGCACTATCTTTCAAACCGCAGCCTGAAACCACGCTGAGTGTGACCTATCGCTCGAAAGTGGATCTGGACCTTGAAGGGAGTTCGACCGGCTTCATCGCCGTAGGCTCTCCGCAGCTTACCTACTACGATACGGCCGGCGGGGTATCGGTTCCGCTTCCGGCATCTTTGGTGCTGGCTGCCGCCCACAACTTCGGGGATACGAGGGTGGAGTTGCTCTATGAGAGAACATACTGGTCTGCATACGAAAAGCTGGATTTCTATTTCGACGACGGTACCGTTGATGCATTTTTTGGCAGCCCCATAGACAAAAACTGGTCCGATACCAATACATTCCGCATAGGAGTCACACACCGCCTGGATGAAAAGTGGACCGTAATGGCCGGATATTCATACGACGAGACGCCTATTCCCGAAGCGACTCTCGGTTTCGAGCTTCCAGACTCCGATGCCCATATATTCTCTGCCGGCGCCATAATGCAGATAGACAGAGATTTCGAAGCCGGTTTCAGTATTCTTTACGATCACAAAAACGAGAGAACCGTCTACTCGCCGCCGAACGAAAACGGGATAAACGGTACCTTTAAAAAGGGAGGAGCCATTTTGACGAATATCTCACTCGGATACAGGTTCTAA
- a CDS encoding lipase-like protein yields the protein MRTWMIALGSAAMLMVSGCGNTGDNFDAADAGGGYVIMDTYGGNIPYPNDILFAPSAGQPADGTLNIPFDANDSDAGVKAALDTLDGFSTTAAISIGVSGDIDDSTLPGNVRLFEVAATESNATSPVPIVKAVLSELTFGTDYVAALSGNRIAILPLKPLKSGSHYMVLLTDGIKDLRGRAVRRDYVTSLLLNNTTLFDESGNPAVILDSDPATNREKLQQLAGLQLLVQQMLDAAERDRNISAENVLAAWSFTTQTIGIVARAFAAKNENRAVLALQDTNSTSKEILLAAGYDVNNTMSGSAEVYVGTLSNLPYYLGIPTEQNPLAPLTDSFIFENGSDLPVETGRVTVPVLAALPSAASGCTEPTDGWPVAIFQHGITRNRLDVLAISEAFASICYAVVGIDLPLHGISDTTNPLYMGSYERTFNLDLLTQDANETVLAKEPDGEPDTSGIHYINFVSLLTARDNIRQSTSDYIALQNAIAAPIGVNFDATKVAYVGHSLGTIAPFGYFAHQDLAGLSLNSVLLSMPGGGITDIMVYSQTFGDSVIKGLEDAGLKQGTDEFNSFLNAMQTVLDDADPLNYATTVAQKQKVLIHEVKDDDVIPNSVATAPLAGGMPLVKLMGAENIVDLFPAGTNAATIYPATNVTYTFFQSGNHRSLFIPDYNLNVTIEMQTEMDSFLYSQGAAIDANLTRIMN from the coding sequence ATGAGAACATGGATGATAGCACTGGGAAGCGCGGCTATGCTTATGGTATCCGGTTGCGGTAATACCGGAGACAACTTCGATGCCGCGGATGCGGGCGGCGGCTACGTGATAATGGATACATACGGGGGCAACATCCCATACCCCAACGATATTCTCTTTGCACCCTCTGCCGGTCAGCCGGCCGACGGAACTCTCAACATTCCGTTCGATGCAAACGACTCCGACGCCGGCGTAAAAGCCGCACTGGACACACTCGACGGCTTCTCCACGACGGCGGCGATAAGCATAGGAGTGAGCGGTGATATCGACGACTCCACCCTGCCGGGCAACGTAAGACTGTTCGAAGTGGCGGCTACGGAGTCCAATGCGACATCACCCGTTCCGATCGTAAAAGCCGTTCTCTCCGAGCTTACGTTCGGCACAGACTATGTAGCGGCTCTCTCCGGAAACCGCATAGCCATTCTCCCCCTGAAGCCTCTAAAGAGCGGCAGCCACTATATGGTGCTGCTGACAGACGGCATAAAAGATCTCCGTGGACGCGCCGTCAGGCGGGACTACGTCACCTCCCTTCTTCTGAACAACACCACCCTCTTCGACGAGTCGGGAAATCCTGCCGTAATCTTAGACAGCGATCCGGCAACAAACAGGGAGAAGCTCCAGCAGCTTGCCGGACTCCAGCTGCTTGTGCAGCAGATGCTGGATGCAGCGGAACGTGACCGAAATATTTCGGCCGAAAACGTTTTGGCCGCATGGAGCTTCACTACCCAGACCATAGGCATAGTCGCCCGGGCATTCGCAGCAAAAAACGAAAACCGGGCCGTCCTGGCTCTTCAGGATACAAATTCGACATCAAAGGAGATACTTCTGGCAGCCGGCTACGACGTTAACAACACTATGAGCGGAAGTGCCGAGGTGTACGTCGGCACACTCTCGAATCTGCCCTACTATCTGGGCATACCGACCGAACAGAATCCGCTGGCTCCCCTTACGGACTCTTTCATCTTCGAAAACGGGAGTGATCTGCCCGTAGAGACCGGCAGGGTAACCGTTCCGGTTCTGGCGGCTCTCCCCTCCGCCGCTTCAGGGTGTACGGAGCCTACCGACGGCTGGCCCGTTGCGATTTTCCAGCACGGCATAACAAGAAATCGTCTCGATGTACTGGCGATCTCCGAAGCTTTCGCAAGCATCTGCTACGCGGTAGTGGGGATAGATCTTCCCCTGCACGGTATATCCGACACGACAAACCCTCTTTATATGGGCAGCTACGAGAGAACTTTCAATCTCGATCTCCTGACCCAGGATGCAAACGAAACCGTTCTGGCGAAGGAGCCTGACGGAGAGCCGGACACTTCCGGAATACACTACATAAACTTTGTGAGCCTGCTTACGGCCAGGGACAACATCCGTCAGAGCACGTCGGACTACATCGCCCTCCAAAACGCCATCGCGGCGCCTATCGGCGTCAACTTCGACGCGACCAAAGTCGCCTATGTAGGACACTCCCTAGGAACGATCGCTCCGTTCGGATACTTCGCACACCAGGATCTTGCCGGACTCTCGCTCAACTCCGTACTTCTCTCTATGCCGGGCGGCGGTATTACTGACATTATGGTCTATTCACAGACATTCGGAGATTCCGTTATAAAAGGGCTGGAGGATGCCGGCCTGAAACAGGGAACGGATGAGTTCAACTCTTTCCTCAACGCCATGCAGACGGTCCTGGACGATGCGGACCCGCTCAACTACGCAACAACGGTGGCGCAGAAGCAGAAGGTTCTGATACATGAAGTGAAAGATGACGACGTCATACCCAACAGTGTCGCTACCGCCCCGCTTGCCGGGGGTATGCCCCTGGTCAAGCTGATGGGTGCCGAAAATATAGTAGATTTGTTCCCGGCCGGTACGAATGCCGCTACGATCTATCCGGCCACAAACGTGACCTACACCTTTTTCCAGAGCGGAAACCACCGCTCACTCTTCATACCGGACTATAACCTGAACGTCACGATCGAGATGCAGACAGAGATGGACTCCTTCCTCTACTCGCAGGGGGCGGCCATAGATGCCAACCTCACGAGAATTATGAACTGA
- a CDS encoding endonuclease IV: MSKKYVGAHVSASGGVYNAPLNAKEIGAKAFALFTKNQRQWSAKPLDDETIELFKKNLEASGIEPKHVLPHDSYLINLGHPEEEKRKKSLDAFIDEVRRCGQLGLDKLNFHPGSHLKKIGEEECLDRIADSMNIALNETEGVTLVIENTAGQGSNLGHRFEHLAYLIDKVSDKSRVGVCLDTCHTFTAGYDLRTKEAYEETMTLFDKTVGFEYLRGMHINDSKPKLGSRVDRHHSLGCGEIGWDAFRFIMNDPRMDDIPLILETIDDTIWAREIRALYDLEEG, from the coding sequence ATGTCCAAAAAATATGTCGGAGCGCACGTTTCAGCCTCCGGGGGAGTCTACAACGCCCCGTTGAATGCGAAGGAGATAGGCGCAAAAGCCTTCGCACTTTTTACGAAGAATCAGCGCCAGTGGAGTGCGAAACCGCTGGATGACGAAACTATAGAGCTCTTCAAAAAGAATCTAGAAGCGAGCGGCATAGAGCCGAAGCACGTTCTGCCACACGACAGCTACCTGATAAACCTGGGCCACCCGGAAGAGGAGAAGCGAAAAAAGAGTCTCGACGCTTTCATAGACGAGGTAAGAAGATGCGGGCAGCTGGGTCTGGACAAGCTGAACTTCCATCCGGGAAGCCACCTGAAAAAGATAGGCGAAGAGGAGTGCCTGGACCGTATTGCAGACTCTATGAACATAGCTTTGAACGAGACGGAGGGTGTGACGCTCGTCATCGAGAATACCGCCGGCCAGGGGAGCAACCTGGGCCACAGGTTCGAGCACCTGGCATATCTTATAGACAAGGTTTCAGATAAGAGCCGCGTGGGAGTCTGTCTCGATACATGCCACACCTTTACAGCCGGCTACGACCTCAGAACGAAAGAGGCTTATGAAGAGACGATGACGCTTTTCGACAAAACCGTAGGGTTCGAGTACCTGCGGGGAATGCACATAAACGACTCCAAGCCGAAGCTCGGAAGCCGGGTTGACCGTCACCACTCTCTCGGCTGCGGAGAGATAGGCTGGGACGCTTTCAGATTTATAATGAACGATCCGAGAATGGATGATATCCCGCTGATCCTGGAGACGATCGACGATACGATCTGGGCGCGGGAGATCCGCGCCCTTTACGATCTGGAGGAGGGGTGA